The Fortiea contorta PCC 7126 genome has a segment encoding these proteins:
- a CDS encoding GNAT family N-acetyltransferase encodes MTTIDAIIQKTASILAQGFVDDPMLAFLFPDLDSRVTGLINWFQLFVKDGYNRGTVSLAPVDQGAIVWYPADIQIFDRSFEDLLREVVVVVEKFGGLEAVQRFEQLAKIVASAEPEIPHSEVFWLAMLPAVRGQGWGGKLLQSVLEYSDAHQVGCYLVSSNSRNIGFYERYGFRRHLPLSMGEGLVLTPMWREPQISLDN; translated from the coding sequence ATGACCACGATAGACGCAATAATTCAAAAAACCGCAAGCATTCTTGCTCAGGGATTTGTAGATGATCCTATGTTAGCTTTTCTGTTTCCTGACCTTGATAGCCGTGTGACAGGATTAATCAATTGGTTTCAACTGTTTGTGAAAGATGGCTACAACCGAGGAACAGTTAGCCTCGCACCAGTAGACCAGGGTGCGATCGTTTGGTATCCTGCTGATATTCAGATTTTTGATCGCAGCTTTGAGGATCTGTTGCGTGAAGTTGTTGTTGTTGTAGAAAAATTTGGTGGGTTGGAAGCAGTGCAACGCTTTGAGCAATTGGCAAAAATTGTTGCCAGTGCTGAACCGGAAATCCCTCACAGTGAGGTCTTTTGGTTAGCAATGCTACCAGCAGTCCGTGGGCAAGGGTGGGGAGGAAAGCTGTTGCAATCAGTGCTTGAGTACAGCGATGCTCACCAAGTGGGATGTTATCTTGTGTCTTCTAATTCCCGCAATATCGGTTTTTATGAACGCTATGGATTTCGCCGACACTTACCATTATCAATGGGAGAGGGACTGGTGCTGACTCCTATGTGGCGCGAACCGCAAATTTCTTTGGACAATTGA
- a CDS encoding AraC family transcriptional regulator has protein sequence MLLNSPDIREIYGLSAIYLQHQLLAEGVEFAHLQHPPTEESGRTEHHLIFIHTDVPQGTYHEQVTEGIFSAGELKTGDTIIIPAGVDCRANWDREHRYLLFAVAPQVFQQQLGEFDSLHEVDLRPQFFLPDSLLYNLGVALQQEVENPGLGGRLYVDSLLTTLSIHLARHYCTYKARKMTIAGLSTSTLNRVLQYIHAHLDQDLTLAELAAIAQLSPNYFAMQFKQSTNMAPHQYVLRQRIATAKTLLLNGHKIAEVAYQLGFAHQSHFNRHFKRLLGCTPKQFLAQQ, from the coding sequence ATGTTGTTGAACTCACCTGATATCCGGGAAATTTATGGACTGAGTGCAATCTACTTACAACACCAGTTGTTAGCGGAGGGTGTTGAGTTTGCACACTTGCAACACCCTCCGACTGAAGAATCAGGTAGAACGGAACATCATCTAATTTTTATTCATACAGATGTTCCCCAAGGAACCTATCACGAACAGGTGACAGAAGGAATTTTTTCTGCAGGGGAACTAAAAACTGGGGATACAATTATTATTCCGGCTGGTGTGGACTGTAGAGCCAATTGGGATCGGGAGCATCGCTACTTGCTATTCGCTGTTGCACCACAAGTTTTTCAACAACAGTTAGGTGAGTTTGATAGTTTGCATGAAGTCGATTTGCGCCCGCAATTTTTTCTCCCTGATTCTCTACTTTACAACTTGGGAGTGGCGTTGCAGCAAGAAGTGGAAAATCCCGGTTTAGGTGGAAGGTTGTATGTCGATTCTCTGTTAACTACGCTCTCAATTCACTTAGCTCGCCACTACTGTACTTATAAAGCCCGCAAAATGACGATCGCCGGCTTGTCTACTTCCACCCTCAACCGAGTGTTGCAATACATTCATGCTCACCTTGATCAAGATTTGACTTTAGCAGAATTAGCAGCGATCGCTCAATTAAGTCCTAATTATTTTGCCATGCAGTTTAAGCAATCTACTAATATGGCACCACATCAGTATGTTTTGCGCCAACGTATTGCTACAGCGAAAACCCTATTGCTCAATGGACATAAAATTGCAGAGGTTGCTTACCAGCTTGGGTTCGCCCATCAAAGCCACTTCAACCGCCACTTTAAACGACTGCTTGGCTGTACACCCAAGCAATTTTTAGCCCAACAATAA